The following proteins are encoded in a genomic region of Astatotilapia calliptera chromosome 22, fAstCal1.2, whole genome shotgun sequence:
- the LOC113014159 gene encoding uncharacterized protein LOC113014159, whose protein sequence is MRATVIDHVIVHGMTMAEAGRRVHPNLSRFTVATIIKAFRQHNRAERMPHRGGRVAIFTAAQEILIADMVRENNCIRLREIRDKVIADNVNFENIDAVSVSTIDRVLRRQQMRMKQVYRVPFERNSARHIEQRYEYVQRIMQLDAMARPHEYLFLDEAGFNLQKRRRRGRNIIGRRAITEVPGQRGGNITLCAAMGTEGLVHRHAVLGSYNTQRLLTFLEELKDILLDRQQHHPRLAHHMYVIIWDNVRFHKTHQIREWFTTNSDHFLNVCLPPYSPFLNPIEEFFSSWRWKVYDRQPYTRENLVRAMELACADIPVEAFQGWIRHSRAFFPRCLARDNIACDVDEVMWPNAARRHDAAQ, encoded by the exons ATGCGAGCAACAGTAATTGATCATGTCATTGTCCATGGCATGACAATGGCTGAAGCGGGACGAAGAGTACATCCAAACCTGAGTAGGTTCACCGTGGCCACCATTATCAAGGCATTTAGACAACACAACAG agCTGAAAGAATGCCACATAGAGGTGGGAGGGTTGCCATATTCACAGCGGCACAAGAAATCCTCATTGCGGATATGGTCCGTGAGAACAACTGCATTAGACTCCGAGAGATCAGAGACAAAGTCATTGCag ATAATGTAAACTTTGAGAACATTGATGCTGTCAGCGTGTCCACAATAGACAGAGTTCTCCGGCGCCAACAGATGAGGATGAAACAGGTCTACAGGGTTCCCTTTGAGCGCAACTCTGCGCGACACATAGAACAACGTTACGAGTATGTGCAA AGGATAATGCAGTTGGACGCGATGGCCAGACCCCATGAGTACCTCTTCCTGGATGAGGCTGGCTTCAACCTCCAGAAACGAAGGCGAAGAGGCCGTAACATCATTGGCCGAAGAGCCATCACTGAGGTTCCTGGCCAACGGGGgggtaatattactctttgtgCAGCTATGGGTACGGAGGGGCTTGTCCACCGGCATGCTGTCCTTGGGTCTTACAACACCCAACGTCTCCTCACCTTCCTAGAGGAGCTAAAAGACATCCTCCTGGACCGTCAACAACACCATCCTAGGCTAGCACATCACATGTATGTGATCATTTGGGACAACGTCCGCTTCCACAAAACACACCAAATCAGAGAGTGGTTCACCACCAACAGTGACCACTTTTTAAACGTCTGTCTGCCACCCTACTCCCCTTTCCTGAACCCTATAGAGGAGTTCTTCTCATCATGGAGATGGAAGGTGTATGACAGACAGCCATACACAAGAGAGAACCTCGTACGGGCAATGGAGCTGGCCTGTGCTGACATCCCAGTGGAGGCCTTCCAGGGATGGATTCGCCATTCCAGGGCGTTTTTCCCGCGGTGCCTAGCAAGGGACAatatagcctgtgatgtggatgaggtgATGTGGCCCAATGCAGCTCGGCGACATGATGCCGCACAGTGA
- the cap1 gene encoding adenylyl cyclase-associated protein 1: MAELASLVQRLEVAVGRLEAMSGPGGSAGGSDGGAVSAHVEGFDEIIKGPLAEYLSLSQKIGGDVQKHAEMMKQGFTTERQLLITASTSQKPSDAVLTTLLQPVSSVIQQVQAFREQNRSSPLFNHLSAVSESVPALGWVAMAPKPGPYVKEMQDAATFYTNRVLKDYKDKDKVHVDWVKAYISIWTALQHYIKEQHTTGLTWSKTGAVASAGAAPRSAPAGGPPPPPPGPPPPADLSGPTGGAGDAGADNRNALFASINKGSDITRGLKHVSDNQKTHKNPNLRSQGAPVRSGPKPFASSAARPAASATPTRTLPPVLELEGKKWKVENQEDAQNLVISDTELKQVVYAFKCNKSTLQVKGKINSITLDNCKKMGLVFDDVVGIVEMINCKDVKIQVMGKVPTISINKTDGCHIYLSKDSLKCEIISAKSSEMNVLVPNKDGEFTEIPVPEQFKTVWDGSKLVTTATEIAG, from the exons ATGGCAGAGTTGGCGAGTCTGGTGCAGCGGTTGGAGGTGGCGGTGGGCCGCCTGGAGGCCATGTCAGGCCCTGGAGGCAGCGCTGGAGGTTCAGATGGAGGAG CTGTATCTGCGCACGTCGAGGGCTTCGATGAGATCATCAAGGGTCCTCTGGCGGAGTACCTCTCCCTCAGCCAGAAGATAGGGGGCGACGTCCAGAAACAT GCAGAAATGATGAAGCAGGGGTTCaccactgagagacagcttctcaTCACAGCCTCCACTTCCCAGAAGCCCTCTGAT GCAGTTTTGACGACTCTCCTGCAGCCCGTGTCCAGCGTGATCCAGCAGGTGCAGGCGTTTCGGGAGCAGAACCGCAGCTCGCCGTTGTTCAACCACCTCTCCGCTGTCAGCGAGAGTGTGCCTGCCCTTGGATGGGTTGCCATG GCTCCCAAACCAGGCCCGTACGTTAAGGAGATGCAGGACGCCGCCACGTTCTACACCAACCGTGTGCTGAAGGACTACAAGGACAA GGACAAGGTGCATGTGGACTGGGTGAAAGCCTACATCTCCATCTGGACTGCGTTGCAGCATTACATCAAAGAGCAACACACCACCGGACTGACCTGGAGCAAGACT ggtGCAGTAGCTTCAGCCGGTGCTGCTCCACGCAGCGCTCCTGCTGGCGGTCCTCCCCCACCTCCCCCTGGACCCCCTCCTCCCGCTGACCTGAGCGGACCCACTGGCGGCGCTGGGGACGCCGGTGCTGATAATCGGAACGCCCTGTTCGCCTCCATCAACAAGGGGTCTGACATCACCCGGG GACTAAAACATGTGTCCGATAACCAGAAGACCCACAAGAACCCCAACCTGAGGAGTCAGGGCGCTCCAGTGCGCTCTGGACCAAAACCCTTCGCTTCAAGCGCCGCCAGACCTGCTGCATCCGCCACACCAACCCGTACGCTCCCCCCTGTGCTGGAGCTGGAAGGAAAGAAGTGGAAAGTG GAGAACCAGGAGGATGCTCAGAACCTGGTGATCAGCGACACTGAGCTGAAGCAAGTGGTTTATGCTTTCAAGTGTAACAAGAGCACCCTGCAGGTCAAGGGCAAAATCAACTCCATCACTTTAG ACAACTGTAAGAAAATGGGCCTGGTGTTTGATGATGTTGTGGGCATCGTGGAGATGATTAACTGCAAGGATGTCAAGATCcag GTTATGGGGAAGGTCCCAACTATATCCATCAACAAGACAGATGGCTGCCACATTTATCTGAGCAAGGACTCTCTGAAGTGTGAGATCATCAGCGCCAAGAGCTCAGAGATGAACGTGCTGGTACCCAACAAAGATGGAGAGTTT ACGGAGATCCCTGTACCCGAGCAGTTCAAGACAGTCTGGGACGGCAGTAAGCTCGTCACCACAGCAACAGAGATCGCCGGATAA